One part of the Gemmatimonadota bacterium genome encodes these proteins:
- a CDS encoding NAD-dependent epimerase/dehydratase family protein, with amino-acid sequence MTSRRDFLGTTLTTLSAAALLDPRALVPRLTRAAPKKILILGGTGFVGPHDVKCALERGHQVTIFNRGRSAPGMFGKDVEELAGDRAAELTALKGRKWDAVIDESASLSSAPDWVKNSANALKDSVDQYLFISTRSVYADVSRVPMTNEAPVLTRENSPLKEGQALPYGHAKAYAEKEAHAAMPGRVTVVRPGLIIGPGDDTDRFTYWPVRIARGGEVLVPGDGTDHVQIIDVRDLVEFCVTLVENRTYGVFNGVTPQLGMPFREFVQRIEKGVGGNGSYTWVDADFLRENGANPYGRELPVFQVMKGRTAGFARFDLTPEVKAGLKWRPMEVTARETLEWFRTLPADRQAGLKTGFTPDRERELLAKWHALGK; translated from the coding sequence ATGACCAGCCGCCGCGACTTCCTCGGCACGACCCTAACGACCCTCAGCGCGGCCGCCCTGCTCGACCCGCGCGCCCTCGTCCCCCGGCTCACCAGGGCCGCGCCGAAGAAGATCCTGATCCTCGGCGGGACCGGCTTCGTGGGGCCGCACGACGTGAAGTGCGCGCTCGAGCGCGGTCACCAGGTCACGATCTTCAACCGCGGGCGCAGTGCCCCGGGGATGTTCGGCAAGGACGTCGAGGAACTCGCCGGCGATCGCGCCGCCGAGCTCACCGCGCTCAAGGGGCGCAAGTGGGACGCGGTCATCGACGAGTCGGCCTCGCTCTCCAGCGCCCCCGACTGGGTGAAGAACTCGGCGAACGCACTCAAGGACTCGGTCGACCAGTACCTCTTCATCTCCACGCGCTCGGTCTACGCCGACGTGAGCCGCGTCCCCATGACCAACGAGGCGCCGGTCCTCACGCGCGAGAACTCGCCGCTCAAGGAGGGACAGGCCCTCCCGTACGGTCACGCCAAGGCGTACGCCGAGAAGGAGGCGCACGCCGCCATGCCGGGGCGCGTGACGGTCGTTCGCCCGGGACTCATCATCGGTCCGGGCGATGACACCGATCGCTTCACCTACTGGCCGGTGCGCATCGCGCGCGGTGGCGAGGTGCTCGTGCCCGGCGACGGCACCGATCACGTGCAGATCATCGACGTGCGCGACCTGGTGGAATTCTGCGTGACGCTCGTCGAGAACCGCACCTATGGCGTCTTCAATGGCGTCACTCCGCAGCTGGGGATGCCGTTCCGCGAGTTCGTGCAGCGCATCGAGAAGGGGGTCGGCGGGAACGGGAGCTATACCTGGGTCGACGCCGACTTCCTGCGGGAGAACGGGGCCAATCCGTACGGGCGCGAGCTCCCGGTCTTCCAGGTGATGAAGGGGCGCACCGCCGGCTTTGCGCGGTTTGACCTCACCCCCGAGGTCAAGGCGGGGCTCAAGTGGCGTCCCATGGAGGTCACCGCACGCGAGACGCTGGAGTGGTTCCGTACGCTCCCGGCCGACCGCCAAGCGGGGCTCAAGACCGGCTTCACGCCCGATCGGGAGCGTGAGTTGCTGGCCAAGTGGCACGCGCTCGGGAAGTAG
- a CDS encoding gamma-glutamyltransferase family protein: MRPIHAAPPRAVLVRQLLFLALMMSSPASLAAQQQAAEAPATAAPRFQTRPAVTGLNGIVSSGHPVSSAAGLRILMQGGNAFDAAVATGAAAAMGEPEMNGIGGNGFMTVYHKATGKVWSLSMAGAAPKGINPAEMTPATLNAGMKAGIVPGNLGGYLALLQRFGTMSLAQVFAPAIELAEHGYPIDRLLAGSIDRGKGNLGRYPTTAALFLPGGEPIKAGELYRNADYAATLRKLVEAEKRAKGRGASRTAAIQAAFDRFYKGDIAAEIDRFFKANGGVLTAADLAAYSPEWTEALHTTYRGYDVYSNPSTSRGGFEVLMQASLVEGFDLSKSGAASLHAQIEAIKVAKADIYRYVADPKFHAVPTHGMLSKEYLSKRRALIDMAKAGGYPDPGVPVGATSTPAGAHDFPTFDEVYDSEVHTTSFSVVDKAGNAVGVTPTLGGLFGSNVVVGHTGLLLNNGMRLGSTSPYPENVNYVGAGKVPILNNAPVVVLKEGKLAFVFGTPGGETIGQTEFQVLVRLLDEKLPVQEAIEAPRFALDAAPNFYKQGAAIEVRIEGRASVDDIAALRALGHKVTVLPGWGSLGHMQVIAVDPRTGRLVAGADPRRTGYAMGF; this comes from the coding sequence ATGCGCCCGATTCACGCCGCCCCGCCACGCGCGGTACTCGTCAGGCAGCTCCTCTTCCTCGCGCTCATGATGTCGTCGCCGGCCTCGCTCGCGGCGCAGCAGCAGGCGGCCGAAGCCCCCGCCACCGCCGCGCCGCGCTTCCAGACGCGCCCTGCCGTCACGGGGCTCAACGGGATCGTCTCGTCCGGACATCCGGTCTCGAGCGCGGCCGGGCTTCGCATCCTCATGCAAGGGGGCAACGCCTTCGACGCGGCCGTGGCCACGGGCGCTGCTGCTGCGATGGGCGAGCCCGAGATGAACGGGATCGGTGGCAACGGCTTCATGACCGTCTACCACAAGGCGACCGGGAAGGTCTGGTCGCTGTCGATGGCCGGTGCCGCCCCCAAGGGGATCAACCCCGCCGAGATGACGCCGGCGACGCTCAACGCGGGGATGAAGGCGGGGATCGTACCGGGAAACCTGGGCGGATACCTCGCCCTGCTCCAGCGGTTCGGCACGATGTCGTTAGCGCAGGTCTTCGCCCCGGCCATCGAACTGGCCGAGCACGGCTACCCCATCGACCGGCTGCTCGCCGGTTCGATCGATCGTGGCAAGGGGAACCTCGGGCGCTATCCCACGACTGCGGCGCTCTTTCTCCCCGGCGGTGAGCCGATCAAGGCCGGTGAGCTGTATCGCAACGCCGACTACGCCGCGACGCTTCGCAAGCTGGTCGAGGCCGAGAAGCGGGCAAAGGGGCGTGGTGCCTCGCGCACGGCGGCGATCCAGGCGGCATTCGACCGCTTCTACAAGGGCGACATCGCCGCCGAGATCGATCGCTTCTTCAAGGCAAACGGCGGCGTGCTGACGGCGGCCGATCTCGCCGCGTACTCGCCCGAGTGGACCGAGGCGCTGCACACCACCTATCGCGGGTATGACGTCTACTCGAACCCGTCGACCTCGCGCGGTGGCTTCGAGGTGTTGATGCAGGCGTCGCTGGTGGAAGGATTCGACCTGTCGAAGTCCGGGGCCGCATCGTTGCACGCGCAGATCGAGGCCATCAAGGTCGCCAAGGCCGACATCTACCGGTACGTCGCTGATCCCAAGTTCCACGCGGTCCCCACCCACGGGATGTTGTCGAAGGAGTACCTGTCGAAACGGCGCGCGCTGATCGACATGGCCAAGGCGGGCGGCTATCCCGACCCCGGCGTTCCCGTGGGCGCCACGTCGACCCCGGCCGGGGCACACGACTTTCCGACCTTCGACGAGGTCTACGACAGCGAGGTGCATACCACCTCGTTCTCCGTGGTCGACAAGGCCGGCAACGCCGTGGGCGTCACGCCCACGTTAGGCGGGCTGTTCGGGAGCAACGTCGTCGTCGGCCACACCGGGCTCCTGCTCAACAACGGGATGCGACTCGGCTCCACGTCACCCTATCCCGAGAACGTCAACTACGTGGGGGCGGGGAAGGTCCCCATCCTCAACAATGCGCCGGTCGTGGTCCTCAAGGAGGGGAAGCTGGCCTTCGTCTTCGGCACCCCCGGTGGCGAGACGATTGGGCAGACGGAGTTTCAGGTGCTGGTGCGCCTGCTGGACGAGAAGCTCCCGGTACAGGAGGCGATCGAGGCGCCGCGCTTCGCGCTCGACGCGGCTCCCAACTTCTACAAGCAGGGGGCGGCGATCGAGGTGCGCATCGAGGGGCGGGCCAGCGTCGACGACATCGCCGCGCTTCGGGCGCTTGGGCACAAGGTGACCGTCCTCCCCGGGTGGGGGAGCCTGGGCCACATGCAGGTGATCGCGGTCGATCCCCGGACCGGGCGGCTCGTCGCGGGGGCCGATCCTCGGCGTACGGGATACGCGATGGGGTTCTAG
- a CDS encoding DUF1801 domain-containing protein, with protein MPAAKESTPAEYLASLPADRRAVVEAVRKVIRKHLPKGYAESFRWGMLAYEIPLKLHPETYNKQPLMYLALAAQKNNFALYLTNIASDKVLMGKLAAHYKAIGKKLDMGKGCLRFKTLEELPLALVGEMVASTPVERRIALFDEGRKAKK; from the coding sequence ATGCCCGCGGCCAAGGAGTCCACCCCCGCCGAGTACCTCGCCTCACTCCCCGCCGACCGCCGCGCGGTGGTCGAGGCGGTGCGCAAGGTCATCAGGAAGCACCTCCCCAAGGGGTACGCCGAGTCGTTTCGCTGGGGGATGCTCGCGTACGAGATCCCACTCAAGCTCCATCCCGAGACGTACAACAAGCAGCCGCTGATGTACCTCGCACTCGCTGCGCAGAAGAACAACTTCGCGTTGTACCTGACGAACATCGCCAGCGACAAGGTGCTGATGGGAAAGCTCGCGGCGCACTACAAGGCCATCGGCAAGAAGCTCGACATGGGGAAGGGGTGCCTGCGTTTCAAGACGCTGGAGGAGTTGCCGCTGGCCCTGGTTGGTGAGATGGTCGCCTCGACGCCGGTGGAGCGGCGGATCGCGTTGTTCGACGAGGGGCGGAAGGCGAAGAAGTAG
- a CDS encoding DUF1569 domain-containing protein, with protein sequence MKNLYDPARVTELKSRIAQLRADSPRQWGKMDVPQAVAHMSVAFEAALGDVDVPRLFMGRLVGGFVKRSVLSNDAPFMKNAPTAPSYIVADQRELDRERQRLLTLIDRFAAGPSVCTTKPHAFFGPLTADEWAILMYKHVDHHLRQFGA encoded by the coding sequence ATGAAAAACCTCTACGACCCCGCGCGCGTCACCGAGCTCAAGTCCCGCATCGCGCAGCTGCGCGCCGACAGCCCGCGCCAGTGGGGGAAGATGGACGTGCCGCAGGCGGTGGCGCACATGTCGGTGGCCTTCGAGGCGGCGCTGGGAGACGTGGATGTTCCGCGCCTCTTCATGGGGCGCCTCGTCGGGGGCTTCGTGAAGCGGTCGGTGCTCAGCAACGACGCCCCCTTCATGAAGAACGCTCCAACGGCGCCGAGCTACATCGTGGCCGACCAGCGCGAGTTGGATCGCGAGCGCCAGCGCCTGCTCACGCTCATCGACCGGTTCGCCGCTGGCCCGTCGGTGTGTACCACGAAGCCGCACGCCTTCTTTGGCCCCCTCACGGCTGACGAGTGGGCGATCCTCATGTACAAGCATGTCGATCACCACTTGCGGCAGTTCGGCGCGTAA
- a CDS encoding VOC family protein, producing the protein MRRVTGIGGIFFKAKDPTALRAWYQQHLGIDVQAWGGVSFRWTDAAGAPYAGTTVWSIMPDTTKYYAPGTSSFMINYRVADLHALLAALRSEGCQVDEKVDESEYGKFGWVVDPEGNKVELWEAPEGQ; encoded by the coding sequence ATGCGACGTGTCACCGGAATTGGCGGGATCTTCTTCAAGGCGAAGGACCCCACGGCGCTGCGCGCCTGGTACCAGCAGCATCTTGGCATCGACGTGCAGGCGTGGGGCGGGGTGTCGTTCAGGTGGACCGATGCGGCCGGGGCGCCCTACGCCGGGACGACCGTGTGGAGCATCATGCCCGACACGACGAAGTACTATGCGCCCGGCACCTCATCGTTCATGATCAACTACCGGGTCGCGGACCTGCACGCGTTGCTGGCCGCGCTGCGCAGCGAGGGGTGCCAGGTGGACGAGAAGGTGGACGAATCGGAGTACGGGAAGTTCGGGTGGGTCGTCGACCCCGAGGGGAACAAGGTCGAGTTGTGGGAGGCGCCGGAGGGACAGTAG
- a CDS encoding CocE/NonD family hydrolase, protein MSIRSVSRVARVFASRVARAFASRVALALAANACLTHAAQGQSARPAPFDVVRQDGVMVPMRDGVALYTELYRPARGAALVDSVFPVLLLRTPYELRGEEIVRQANAFAATGYVVALQNIRGRYRSQGRFTKYSVLDAPDGYDAIEWLGTRPFSNGMVGTWGRSYAAHAQADAAKLAPPHLKAMIVNQGGMANAWDHAVRQGGAFELGREMTWVWQEARRETKDPAVRALLEQEKVETWYERLPLRTGQSPLATVPEYEQYFLDEWTHGDYGPFWQKISLNWAPYYTRTADVPMLHLGGWYDIFLRGTIDNYLGLRNGKRGPVRLVVGPWVHGGNGRTYAGDVDFGAPSAIPGFDVEYHLRWFDHFLKGVPNGVDRDPAVRLFVMGGGDGTKTSAGKLSHGGAWIEGDRWPLPGTQFTRFYLHANGTLSPRAPSPSGGATTFTFDPAHPVPTLGGNVSARVKDGAYDQRERPDFPASRAPYLPLKSRRDVLVFETEPLAEDVRVIGPIEVHLQASTTGVDTDFTAKLVDVYPPSPDFPGGFDLNITDAIQRMSYRDGRATRALVTPGQVYHIAIRPFPTANVFRKGHRIRLDISSSNFPRFDVNANTGEPLGRERRIRVVDNTVHHSAARASYVTLPIVPVR, encoded by the coding sequence ATGTCGATCCGCTCTGTCTCGCGCGTGGCGCGCGTGTTCGCATCGCGCGTCGCGCGCGCGTTTGCATCGCGCGTCGCGCTCGCGCTCGCTGCGAATGCCTGCCTAACGCACGCCGCGCAGGGGCAATCCGCCCGCCCCGCGCCCTTCGACGTCGTGCGCCAGGACGGCGTCATGGTCCCCATGCGCGACGGCGTGGCGCTGTACACCGAGCTCTATCGCCCCGCCCGCGGCGCCGCGCTCGTCGACAGCGTCTTTCCCGTCCTCCTGCTGCGTACGCCGTACGAGCTGCGCGGCGAGGAGATCGTGCGGCAGGCCAACGCCTTCGCCGCCACGGGCTACGTCGTCGCCCTGCAGAACATTCGCGGACGCTATCGGTCTCAAGGGCGCTTCACCAAGTACTCCGTGCTGGATGCGCCAGACGGGTACGACGCGATCGAATGGTTAGGCACGCGCCCCTTCTCCAACGGCATGGTCGGCACGTGGGGACGCTCGTATGCGGCGCACGCGCAGGCCGACGCCGCCAAGCTCGCCCCGCCCCACCTCAAGGCGATGATCGTGAACCAGGGCGGGATGGCCAACGCCTGGGATCACGCCGTGCGCCAGGGCGGCGCCTTCGAGTTGGGGCGCGAGATGACGTGGGTCTGGCAGGAGGCGCGGCGCGAGACGAAGGACCCCGCCGTGCGCGCGCTCCTCGAGCAGGAGAAGGTGGAGACCTGGTACGAGCGCCTGCCCCTTCGCACAGGACAGAGCCCGCTCGCCACCGTCCCGGAGTACGAGCAGTACTTCCTCGACGAATGGACGCACGGCGACTACGGCCCGTTCTGGCAGAAGATCTCGCTCAACTGGGCCCCGTACTACACGCGGACTGCCGATGTCCCCATGCTGCACCTGGGCGGATGGTACGACATCTTCCTGCGCGGGACGATCGACAACTACCTCGGGCTCCGGAACGGCAAGCGCGGCCCCGTGCGCCTGGTCGTCGGTCCGTGGGTGCACGGGGGCAACGGGCGCACCTACGCCGGCGACGTCGACTTCGGGGCGCCCTCGGCCATTCCGGGGTTCGACGTCGAGTATCACCTGCGTTGGTTCGACCACTTCCTCAAGGGAGTGCCCAACGGCGTCGATCGCGACCCGGCGGTGCGCCTCTTCGTGATGGGCGGTGGCGACGGCACGAAGACATCGGCGGGGAAGCTCTCCCACGGCGGTGCCTGGATCGAGGGCGACCGCTGGCCCCTCCCCGGGACGCAGTTCACGAGGTTCTACCTGCACGCCAACGGCACGCTGTCGCCGAGGGCGCCATCGCCCTCGGGCGGGGCGACCACCTTCACCTTCGACCCGGCACACCCCGTCCCGACGTTAGGCGGCAACGTCTCGGCGCGCGTGAAGGACGGCGCCTACGACCAGCGCGAGCGCCCCGACTTTCCCGCCTCGCGCGCTCCCTACCTTCCGCTCAAGTCGCGGCGCGACGTGCTCGTCTTCGAGACCGAGCCGCTCGCCGAGGATGTGCGCGTGATCGGCCCCATCGAGGTGCACCTGCAGGCGTCCACCACGGGGGTGGACACCGACTTCACCGCCAAGCTCGTCGATGTCTACCCGCCGAGCCCCGACTTCCCGGGCGGCTTCGACCTCAACATCACCGACGCGATCCAGCGAATGAGCTATCGCGACGGGCGCGCGACGCGCGCGCTGGTGACGCCGGGGCAGGTGTACCACATCGCCATCCGCCCGTTTCCCACGGCCAACGTCTTCCGGAAGGGGCACCGCATCCGGCTCGACATCTCCAGCAGCAACTTCCCGCGCTTCGACGTGAACGCCAACACGGGAGAGCCGCTGGGGCGCGAGCGGCGGATCCGGGTGGTGGACAACACCGTGCACCACAGCGCGGCGCGGGCGTCGTACGTGACGCTGCCGATCGTGCCAGTGCGCTGA
- a CDS encoding protein kinase: MPDPLRPLLDHLAERYDIERELGGGGMSRVFLANERALGRRVVIKVLSPELGQRVNIDRFLQEVATSATLQHPQIVPVLHAGGEEGMRYYVMPFIAGESLRARLQREGKLDGRDVLHLIAPLARALAYAHRQGIVHRDVKPENILLSEGEPMLADFGIAKVVREDNNATGLTSAGMSIGTVTYMPPEQVVADPGIDGRADVYSLAAVAYELLTGQPPFTGTPAQVMSAHVVKPPADLAGQLAEADMALGAVIMRGLEKEPAQRPDAESFAAMLEEARGQPVSASRPALVAPVPRGGQRGTIMAIALAVAAVVAALVWRTPGSDAGTALAATPAIAVLNFEMIGPRDDAYLSAGVTDEITTGLAQLQGMRVLSRTTVRALADSHFTPADYAAKAGVRALVEGSVQRSGEQLRVSARLVDTRDGSAIWSDRYERAVTDVFRTQQEISSAVAGALTRHLGLAGNAPRQEYVADPAAYDLYLRARYALRERGEAGLRQALALFSEAALRDPGYARAHAGIAEAAVLLPLYGAVTRASVADTVRASAARAIAHDSLLAAPHVALGLLEKGLGRWADGERELVVALRRDPNDASAHQNLGELYYTLGRFTDSREALARAAELEPTDAAIVAEFAYMLAQTGARDSARRVVARAAASAPRNPFVAYTQGVMAELDGDATAAARFMTAAATEAPLPFFLGAQARAMSLAGDSAGSAAVRAKLDALGQAPGAAFGRVIAGLARDPADVLFAGLARAADEHDPFVLLLPLRVAWYDRVRDDARFAALAARLGLPPGSTAALR; the protein is encoded by the coding sequence ATGCCCGATCCGCTCCGCCCCCTCCTCGACCATCTCGCCGAGCGCTACGACATCGAGCGTGAACTCGGCGGCGGGGGGATGTCGCGGGTCTTCCTGGCCAATGAGCGCGCCCTCGGCCGGCGTGTCGTCATCAAGGTCCTCTCCCCGGAGTTAGGGCAGCGCGTCAACATCGACCGCTTCCTGCAGGAGGTCGCCACCTCGGCCACCCTGCAGCATCCGCAGATCGTCCCCGTGCTGCACGCGGGGGGAGAGGAAGGGATGCGGTACTACGTGATGCCGTTCATCGCCGGCGAGTCGCTGCGCGCCCGGCTGCAGCGCGAGGGAAAGCTGGACGGGCGCGACGTGTTGCACCTCATCGCCCCGCTCGCGCGCGCCCTTGCCTACGCGCACCGGCAGGGGATCGTGCACCGCGACGTGAAGCCGGAGAACATCCTCCTCTCCGAAGGAGAGCCCATGCTCGCCGACTTCGGGATCGCCAAGGTCGTGCGCGAGGACAACAACGCGACCGGGCTCACCTCGGCGGGGATGTCGATCGGGACCGTCACCTACATGCCGCCCGAGCAGGTCGTCGCCGACCCCGGCATCGACGGACGTGCCGACGTCTACTCGCTCGCCGCGGTCGCCTACGAACTCCTCACCGGGCAGCCGCCATTCACGGGGACGCCGGCGCAGGTGATGTCGGCGCACGTGGTCAAGCCTCCCGCCGACCTGGCCGGCCAGTTGGCCGAGGCCGACATGGCGTTAGGCGCGGTGATCATGCGCGGGCTGGAGAAGGAGCCGGCACAGCGTCCCGACGCCGAGTCGTTCGCCGCCATGCTCGAGGAGGCGCGCGGGCAGCCGGTGTCGGCCTCGCGTCCGGCGCTCGTGGCACCGGTGCCACGCGGGGGGCAGCGCGGGACCATCATGGCCATCGCCCTCGCCGTGGCCGCGGTGGTCGCCGCCCTCGTGTGGCGTACCCCGGGGAGCGATGCGGGGACGGCTCTGGCCGCCACCCCGGCGATCGCCGTCCTCAACTTCGAGATGATCGGCCCCCGCGACGATGCCTACCTCTCGGCGGGGGTGACCGACGAGATCACGACGGGGCTCGCACAGCTGCAAGGCATGCGCGTCCTGTCTCGCACGACCGTGCGTGCGCTCGCCGACTCGCACTTCACGCCGGCCGACTACGCCGCCAAGGCCGGGGTGCGCGCGCTGGTGGAAGGGAGCGTGCAACGGTCCGGCGAGCAGCTGCGCGTCTCGGCGCGACTCGTCGACACGCGCGACGGGAGCGCCATCTGGTCCGATCGCTACGAGCGCGCGGTCACCGATGTCTTTCGCACGCAGCAGGAGATCAGCAGCGCGGTGGCCGGGGCGCTCACGAGGCACCTGGGGCTGGCAGGGAACGCACCGCGGCAGGAGTATGTGGCCGACCCCGCGGCCTACGACCTGTACCTGCGCGCGCGCTACGCATTGCGTGAGCGCGGTGAAGCCGGGCTTCGACAGGCCCTGGCGCTGTTCAGCGAGGCCGCGCTGCGCGATCCGGGCTACGCGCGAGCGCACGCGGGGATCGCCGAGGCGGCCGTGCTCCTCCCGCTGTACGGCGCGGTCACGCGGGCCTCGGTCGCCGACACGGTACGCGCCAGCGCGGCCCGGGCCATCGCGCACGACTCGCTGCTGGCCGCACCGCACGTCGCGCTCGGCCTGCTGGAGAAAGGGCTCGGGCGATGGGCCGACGGCGAGCGCGAACTCGTCGTGGCGCTGCGACGCGACCCTAACGATGCATCGGCCCACCAGAACCTGGGCGAGCTGTACTACACGCTGGGACGATTCACCGACTCGCGCGAGGCGCTCGCGCGGGCGGCCGAGCTCGAGCCCACCGATGCAGCCATCGTGGCCGAATTCGCCTACATGCTGGCGCAGACCGGCGCGCGGGACAGCGCGCGGCGAGTGGTGGCGCGCGCCGCAGCGTCGGCGCCGCGCAATCCGTTCGTGGCGTACACCCAGGGCGTGATGGCCGAACTCGACGGCGACGCGACAGCGGCGGCGCGTTTCATGACCGCGGCGGCAACCGAGGCCCCCCTCCCGTTCTTTCTCGGGGCACAGGCGCGGGCGATGTCGCTGGCCGGCGACAGCGCCGGGAGCGCGGCGGTGCGGGCGAAGCTCGACGCCCTGGGGCAAGCGCCCGGTGCCGCGTTCGGTCGCGTGATCGCCGGCCTCGCCCGCGACCCGGCGGACGTGCTGTTCGCGGGCCTCGCACGCGCGGCTGACGAGCACGATCCCTTCGTCCTTCTGCTCCCGCTTAGGGTCGCCTGGTACGACCGGGTGCGCGACGATGCGCGCTTCGCGGCGCTTGCCGCACGGTTGGGGCTGCCGCCCGGGAGCACGGCGGCGTTGCGGTGA
- a CDS encoding HEAT repeat domain-containing protein: MGQIEPSPRMYEGFEASDVAPLVELLRDDEPWMAARAVHALLRIDVPAAHDALLKALGDERPEVRVALASGAPSAPAAIADTLVATLLGDANVGVRKFAIRAVGASSGPAVRERLEAALRTEPDAALKALASERLRAMPGSHDNKSSD; the protein is encoded by the coding sequence TTGGGCCAGATCGAGCCGTCGCCCAGGATGTACGAGGGCTTTGAGGCGTCGGACGTTGCGCCACTGGTGGAGTTGCTGCGCGACGACGAGCCGTGGATGGCCGCGCGCGCCGTCCATGCGTTGTTGCGCATCGACGTGCCGGCGGCGCACGACGCGCTGCTGAAGGCGCTCGGCGACGAACGTCCGGAGGTGCGCGTGGCGCTCGCCTCGGGCGCCCCGTCGGCGCCAGCGGCGATTGCGGATACGCTGGTGGCGACACTGCTCGGCGACGCAAACGTCGGCGTGCGGAAGTTCGCGATCAGGGCTGTGGGCGCATCGAGCGGGCCGGCCGTCCGTGAGCGATTGGAGGCGGCGCTGCGCACGGAGCCCGATGCCGCACTGAAAGCGCTCGCGTCGGAGCGCCTGCGTGCCATGCCTGGTTCGCACGACAACAAGAGCTCGGACTAG
- a CDS encoding amidohydrolase family protein, which translates to MPAISARFASVFASVLASVLLIVATPATAQVLAITGATAIDGTGRPPIADAIVLITNGRITALGSAAEVTVPKGATRIDGRGKFVIPGLMDANLHLYLNGDVESLVKLEDRYHEVVLEGAQIALKTGMTTVFDTWGPRAPLAKARDMIAAGQAPGSRIYFAGNIIGFGGPFSPDFRGMSADHLSKAFVKRTNDTWEQGTGRELLWMPPDSLRAAIRAYTALGVDFLKYGASGHVDMNFISFSERAQKVIVDEGHRAGKTVQAHVTSPESIDMAVEAGVDILTHGDISGPRYPIPQETIAKMVARGTAVSVLAVTRRQIESMEKHSPNGVLTPYMKIAAVNIRNMVKGGVRLMVSTDAGVENPVLLAESPTLVSDTIDARVKLGEGHFNALVALEEAGMAPMEILASATSNIARAYKVDRELGTLERGKIADLVMLDANPLESARNYRRINAVIKDGKVVDLGALPVAPVISRLKAKP; encoded by the coding sequence ATGCCGGCCATCTCCGCTCGCTTCGCGTCCGTCTTCGCCTCCGTCCTCGCGTCCGTCCTCCTGATCGTCGCCACGCCGGCCACCGCGCAGGTCCTCGCGATCACCGGCGCGACCGCGATCGACGGGACCGGGCGCCCCCCGATCGCCGACGCCATCGTCCTCATCACCAACGGCCGGATCACTGCGTTAGGCTCGGCGGCCGAGGTGACCGTTCCCAAGGGGGCCACGCGCATCGACGGACGTGGCAAGTTCGTGATCCCTGGGCTCATGGACGCCAACCTGCACCTCTACCTCAACGGCGACGTCGAGAGCCTGGTCAAGCTCGAGGATCGTTACCACGAGGTCGTCCTGGAGGGGGCGCAGATCGCCCTCAAGACCGGGATGACGACGGTCTTCGACACCTGGGGGCCGCGCGCCCCGCTGGCCAAGGCGCGCGACATGATCGCCGCCGGCCAGGCGCCGGGAAGCCGGATCTACTTTGCCGGGAACATCATCGGCTTCGGCGGCCCCTTCTCTCCCGACTTTCGCGGCATGTCGGCCGATCACCTGAGCAAGGCGTTCGTCAAGCGCACCAACGACACGTGGGAGCAGGGAACCGGGCGCGAACTGCTGTGGATGCCCCCCGACTCGCTGCGCGCCGCGATCCGTGCCTACACCGCGTTAGGCGTGGACTTCCTCAAGTACGGCGCCAGCGGGCACGTCGACATGAACTTCATCTCCTTCTCGGAACGCGCCCAGAAGGTCATCGTCGACGAGGGGCACCGCGCCGGCAAGACGGTACAGGCGCACGTGACCTCCCCCGAGAGCATCGACATGGCCGTCGAGGCCGGTGTCGACATCCTCACGCACGGCGACATCTCGGGCCCGCGCTATCCGATCCCGCAGGAGACGATCGCGAAGATGGTGGCGCGCGGGACCGCCGTGTCGGTCCTCGCCGTCACCCGGCGCCAGATCGAATCGATGGAGAAGCACTCGCCTAACGGCGTCCTCACGCCGTACATGAAGATTGCCGCGGTGAACATCCGCAACATGGTCAAGGGCGGCGTGCGCCTCATGGTCTCCACCGACGCCGGCGTCGAAAACCCGGTCCTGCTCGCCGAGTCGCCGACCCTGGTGTCGGACACCATCGACGCTCGCGTGAAGCTCGGCGAGGGACATTTCAACGCCCTCGTCGCGCTCGAAGAGGCGGGGATGGCGCCCATGGAAATCCTCGCCAGCGCCACCAGCAACATCGCCCGCGCCTACAAGGTGGACCGCGAGCTCGGGACGCTCGAGCGCGGCAAGATCGCGGATCTCGTCATGCTCGACGCCAATCCGCTCGAGAGCGCGCGCAACTATCGGCGCATCAACGCCGTGATCAAGGACGGCAAGGTCGTCGACCTCGGGGCGCTCCCGGTTGCTCCGGTGATCAGTCGACTCAAGGCGAAGCCGTAG